ATGACATTTCAGCATAGTACCCTCCTGGGGTACTTTGGTCTGTAATGATTGACTACATCTTGTTAAAGGGAGAAAAAAAGACAGGCCAGTGGTGCTCACATTGTAAATTACAGTGCGTTGTAAGCACTGTGCTGTCAAACCTGAGTCAACGTGTACATTCACTGTTCACTCATTTCTTTTCACCTGCCATTCATTTTTAACCGGAGATCAACGTGATGCAAGTAAGGAAACCCCTTGTCCATTTTACAATGTCCTATTACTGCAGTTTTGTGTCATGCCAGTTGGACATTGTGATCTGGTTGGAAAGCTAATGCTACTTGTTTTGTCAGCCACTGGGACTGTCTTGAAAGCGCTTTCAAATTGGGCTCGTTCGTTTCCATCACAGCAGAGCAGCTTCAATTCGGAAAAGaggtaacattttatattgaGCCTCTAATcgctgtgcatttacatagtagttaaaCTTAATTGCAATGTCATTATGCATAATGTGTAAATCTCTTTGCACGATTTATCTAAGTACACAACTGCATCAGAAAAAGGTTGTtaggaatagggttagggttttggtttctgttttcttttttaNNNNNNNNNNNNNNNNNNNNNNNNNNNNNNNNNNNNNNNNNNNNNNNNNNNNNNNNNNNNNNNNNNNNNNNNNNNNNNNNNNNNNNNNNNNNNNNNNNNNNNNNNNNNNNNNNNNNNNNNNNNNNNNNNNNNNNNNNNNNNNNNNNNNNNNNNNNNNNNNNNNNNNNNNNNNNNNNNNNNNNNNNNNNNNNNNNNNNNNNNNNNNNNNNNNNNNNNNNNNNNNNNNNNNNNNNNNNNNNNNNNNNNNNNNNNNNNNNNNNNNNNNNNNNNNNNNNNNNNNNNNNNNNNNNNNNNNNNNNNNNNNNNNNNNNNNNNNNNNNNNNNNNNNNNNNNNNNNNNNNNNNNNNNNNNNNNNNNNNNNNNNNNNNNNNNNNNNNNNNNNNNNNNNNNNNNNNNNNNNNNNNNNNNNNNNNNNNNNNNNNNNNNNNNNNNNNNNNNNNNNNNNNNNNNNNNNNNNNNNNNNNNNNNNNNNNNNNNNNNNNNNNNNNNNNNNNNNNNNNGGTGCTTTTTAATCAAAGTCCACACGCTGCGAGTTTAAAACTCACTTTAAGGGGTGAAACTCCTCTCTTATAGAGTTCCTGTCGACCCTGTGGGGTGGAGGGGATCCCTAGTCCGAATGCTGAGAGCTTGGGGTGCTGAAAGTCACACAGACGGGTCTTTCTCAGTCCCCCACCTAGTCCAGTTCCCTCCCTGTCTCAGTCCCCCTGTCCCTCTCTGCCTCTCAGTCGCTGTCCCCCTCTTCCTCAAAGGCCCTCAGACGGGACAGGATGTGTTTCTTGGGGAACTTCAGTGTGGTGCAGCCGAACTGGCTAACCCCCCCAGTCTCTAGTGGCAGCTTCTCCCTCCTCTGCACCCAGCTCCTCCAGCCTGGCTTCCAGCAGTACACGCTGTCGTAGAACCGAGCGCCGTTCTCTCCGCCCAGCATGTAGATGCGCCTCTTCCAGCGAGCCACCCCCCCTGCAGCGATGCGGCGAGGCAGCCCTGGGAACACCACAGGCCCAGCCCCAGCACCCTGCCCCACCCCCACCACCTCTCGACTCGAGCCCCGGCCCTCGCGGAAGAACAGCACGCGGCCGGTCGCGTCCATTGGCTCCAGACGGGTGTAGTTGCCGTCTGTGAACTTGCTGGCATCCCGGCAGTAACCCCCCACGGCGCAGACCCCGCCCCTCACTGCCACCCCACCTGCGCAGAAGGTGGCCCCTGTCTCCAGGTGCACCCGGGCCCAGTGGTCCAGCGCCGTGTTGTAGATGAGAACCCCGTGGTGCACGGCGGCCCGGCTCTCCTCCACCGTGGTGCCGCCCAGCAGGTACAGCTTCCCCCGCAGAGAAGCCGCGGCAAAGGAGCGCAGAGGGAGGGGCATCCTGGAGCCGGGGGGCGGGGAAGGGGCCCAGGCGTTGGCCTGCAGGTCATACACCTCCACAGAGTCCAGGAAGGAGGCCCGGTTGCAGCCCCCCAGGGCGTAGAGCTTCCCGCAAGTGCCCAAGAAGCCATGCATCACCCTGGGCACAGCCATGGGGGGCCGCTCGGTCCAGCGGTCCGCCACAGGGTCATATTCGTGCAGAGTGTCTGAGACCACGCCGCTGCCCTGCACCCCCCCGGCCACGAAGAGCCGATCGCCCACCGCCGCGCAGCCAGGCCCCGTCACGGACTTGAGGTCTGCCAGCTTCTCCCAACGGCCAGTCCGCGGGTCGAAACAGTCCACTGCGAAGCCCGGGCCCGACAGCTCGTGGTCCCCCCGGGGCTTGAGATCGATGCAGACGATCTTCTTCTCGAACATGCCCTCCCTGGGCCTGGGGGGGGCGACACTGCCTCCTCCCCACCCCAGCTCCTCCCGCACCTTCCTCAGCTCCTCCTCGGCCAGCAGCCCTGGGCGCAGGTGGCTCAGCAAGGCAGGGAGATGCTGGTTACGCTGCCTGGGTTGGTGCTGGGCCCAGCGCCGGGCTGCCCGGTACACCTCCAGCTCAGACTCCACTCCCAACCGGTCGGAGGAGAGCAGACTGCCCAGGGTGCCCGGGTCCAGTAGCAGGAAGTCTTTCTGCCGTGACACGCGAGGGAAGTTGTGGGCAACAAGACGCAGGGAGGCACGAAGCAAAAGAGGATCGTGGTGAGAGCGGGCCAGGGAGTACATGCCCAGGCAGTTATCCAGGGAGAGATGCTCGAAGAGGAACCTGGAGAGAAAGGCGAAGAGGCAGGCAGTTAATATAGAGTAATTCCCGGAATagttgaaactgctatgcaataagagtcttatgtATATCTCAATGTGcacattatattacattatattgtaCTTTATGTGTTGATGCATACAGgcatgttttctgtgtataaaagggcacacacacacagagcacctggCGCACAAGTCCTGCAGAGGAAGAACTTGCAGCCGATTGGCCGCAACAAACAGGTCCTCGGCGGTGTCAGGGTTCAGCCCCGCCTCCCCGGTGTAGATGAAGTGAACGACGGTCTGAACCACTTCCGGGGTCACTTCCTCCAGACGGATCTCAGCCAGACGGGACTCTGCAAGCGGGCTGGTGAACATAGCACGAAAATACGGGCTGACTGAGGCCAGGAGCACCCtgagaaattaacaaaaaaaagaaaatataaaaattgtaataataccATGAGGATACACCACTACGATTCCGGACAAAAGACACATCTTTTCccggtgtgtgtgtctgtgaccgcgTGTTTCAGGACTCTCCTTCTTGACGGTCGCTAACCGGCGTTATGTTTTGTCCAGAGCCGCCCACCCCACAGTCCCGACGGCGGGCGGAGGGCCACATCTACTTCACTTGCGGCCAGCTTTTGTGCAGGCCTCCCCAAGTGAAAGTAGGTCTCCTAGAGTCGGCATTGGTGCCCTGAGACGTCGCCCCACACCTTGTTCGGGCTTTTATGCCCGCTACTCCGGTCCTCGTGGGACCTCgcgagaggagaggggagagagggctGGTGAACATGGCACGAAAATACGGGCTGACTGAGGCCAGCagcaccctgagagagagaggaagtgtGAGCGAGAATGAGAAGAAAAGTGAGAGGGAATGTGTGACAGTGAGAATGGGGGAGAGGAAGACAGAGGGGGTAGAGAGGGAGTGTCAGAGGCAATAATAATGaggtggagagagggagtgagtgCAAGAGAGTTAGTGAAAGTGAGAGAAGAGAGGAAGTGCAAAAGGTAGTGAGAGTGGGGAAAGAGAGTGTGAGAGGGGGAGAAAGGTAGCGAGAGTGTGAAGGGGGAGAAAGGGAGTGACCAAACAGAACCCCAACCCTGCAGCACCTGTGTTTGACTCTTTCAGTCTAATCAGACACACAATGTTCAGTGGCGGcactaaactaaactgaactCCCTTCCTGTACCTGTGACACATGAACTTCTTCCCTTCCACCGCCAGAGTGACATCACACAGCTGCTGGGCATTCAGGAGCTGCTTCAAGCCTGAatcagaacagaaacaaaaatcacAGTAATCAGAAATCAGAGGGGGTGCAGCTTCACTGGAAGTCATTGCTGGAATATATTCCTCTGaatatgctttacaatgatttgcaatgctttcactgtgggagacttttataagggttagtttaacatggtttgctttttaatatagtttaccattcctctctgtgcttaacaatgcttGCCTATGATTTACAATACTGTCATTGCGctttatcacactgtgctgtgcttgtatAGGTCGTGGCTGCACACCAGGCTAGTCCAGTCAAATGCAGTGCAGTAGAGAAGAAGCACCTTGTGTAATGTAGTCTCCCAGAGACTTGGAGCTCTCGTCGGGAAAATCTTCCTCTTCCGAATCGCTGTCGGACAGAGCCTCAGAGGGGGCGTACTCTTGGTCGCGCCACCGCTTTGGGGACCACATCGCGCTGCGCCGGAAGCAGACCCGGCAGGAACCGGGAGATGAGCCTGCGGGAAGAAAGCGTAACAAAGTTAGAAAAACAACAGCACAGTAAATACACAGGCAAACTACACAATGCGTTCAATACACGGGTAAATAACACTAAAGGTCAATTGAACAGTATCAAatgtagtccacttgatgtgtctaactgGTGGATTAAgaaggtttagtccacttgattggactaaagttagtacaccttTTAATCCCAATTGCTGCGTACCACAAGATAGTCATCACAGGTGGATCACCTGCTAAATTAGACTAAACAGGATCCCCACTACAGCAGCGTACCAAATCAGATtcgtgatgatcctgttcaagtggattaacttaGTACTGTGAAGGACAAGACTAACTTAGTACACTTGCTTATTGTAAGCATTTACTTTCTGGCAGACACAGCTTCATTTGTCCTCTAAAAtgacaagtacaaaaaaaataaataaaaaaaataaaactttattctgtacatttcttatgTCCATCACATTCGGGCAGTCAAATCTGTTAGAATAATAGACAATCTTatttatgataatatatatatatatatactatagctatatatatataatatatatatataatataatatatatataggccttacatattaaataaactttttaatcaTGTACCTTTGATACCGTTTTCAGTATTATTTGAAAAATTAGTACATGGACGAAAGTTGGCAAAAGTCAAATTACGTTATGTTACGGCAATTATACGAAATTGATATTTGAtttccaggtaaaaaaaaaatgaacaattaattctctggcaacagctctggtggacattcctgcggtcagcatgccaattgcatgctccctcaaaacatTAGACATCtgtggtattgtgttgtgtgacaaaactgcacattttagagtggccttttattgtccccagcgcAAGGTGCacttgtgtaatgatcatgctgtttaatctgcttcttgatatgccacaactgtcaggtggatggattatcttggcaaaggagaaatgctcactaacagctTTTTGTGTATATGGAAACTTTCTGgaatcttatttcagctcatgaaacatgggaccaacactttacatgttgcgtttatatttttgttcagtgtattaatattagtactgtttttattctttgattttctctgtcattacagtatttgtcactactaccactaataataataataataataataataataataataatactgaataaAATTAGAAGTACAGTACCTATGTGTGGCATGCTGCTTCCAGTATGGCTATATACTAGATTTAATTAGtgtgtttctaattgttttacaACTTTTGCTTTGAGTGATCACATTTATGGAATATGTTCTTAACATTatacattgcttttaaaaatgccatGTCAGGTTTTAAAAAGGGCATTGTCATTTTGGTGCCCGGATTATAAGTCATTAAGTGGCTATTAGtatcaaaatgtttataaaacaggCCGTTCTATCACAGTATTTTCACTTTTCTGTCAGTTTCAACATTATACAATTTTAGATTATCTCTACAATTTCTTTCTCTGCTTGATTGATCAGATTTTAGTATTCCACATTTAAAAAAGCGTCCCAGTCAAATGAAGATCAAGATAAAAGTTAACTAATGTGTtgcactttcatttatttattttactgggttttttttgtatgtgtttaagTGCAATGGGTATTCACGTGGaatgtactgtagtgtgtgtcTAGCTGTTGCTTAGCATAAATCTGACTGTAAAGTACATTTTTGGCTAGTATTGTACAGTACTTATACCACGTTTGCACTGGGGTACGACTCGGCAGTGAaggttatgtattatttttttgcgGAGTGGGTGGGGGGGCTTTTCTGCTATGATGTCCCGGGGGCTTAGATACTTGCGGTCAATAGAGAGCTGCCTGGAGCAGCTTGTCAGGGGCACAATCCAGCAAACTGcttttcaattcaaattcctttttttaaaaagaaattaccAATTCCAAAAGAGTCAACTTCCAAACGTTCTCGGTGCATTTAACATACCTGTTTCAagagaaagtgtgtttgaaaacatacAGTGGAGGTACTTCTAGGCTTCTGATGTCATGGCAAGTATACCCAtttatttctattgaaatatactaatgtgcttatttttctatacacacatgtgtatgtgtatgtatatatatttatatatatataatatatatatatattatatattatatatatagtcacccTATATAGTTCTAGTCAGCTATAGATactatattatatagaatatatatattaattatatacaatatatatttagagTGTTGAATAAATACTTGACGTACACACCGGATAATTACAGTAGTTAATTTAATCTGTTAGTAATTCAACGGATATACGTCAATGTCACCAAACTGAACATACGTGTTGTTTAGTTTTGATGTCTTCTTTTTTACCCCACAAgattataaaaaattatatatactatatatatatatatattatatatatagatatattatatatatatca
This is a stretch of genomic DNA from Polyodon spathula isolate WHYD16114869_AA chromosome 40, ASM1765450v1, whole genome shotgun sequence. It encodes these proteins:
- the LOC121304811 gene encoding kelch-like protein 20, whose translation is MWSPKRWRDQEYAPSEALSDSDSEEEDFPDESSKSLGDYITQGLKQLLNAQQLCDVTLAVEGKKFMCHRVLLASVSPYFRAMFTSPLAESRLAEIRLEEVTPEVVQTVVHFIYTGEAGLNPDTAEDLFVAANRLQVLPLQDLCARFLFEHLSLDNCLGMYSLARSHHDPLLLRASLRLVAHNFPRVSRQKDFLLLDPGTLGSLLSSDRLGVESELEVYRAARRWAQHQPRQRNQHLPALLSHLRPGLLAEEELRKVREELGWGGGSVAPPRPREGMFEKKIVCIDLKPRGDHELSGPGFAVDCFDPRTGRWEKLADLKSVTGPGCAAVGDRLFVAGGVQGSGVVSDTLHEYDPVADRWTERPPMAVPRVMHGFLGTCGKLYALGGCNRASFLDSVEVYDLQANAWAPSPPPGSRMPLPLRSFAAASLRGKLYLLGGTTVEESRAAVHHGVLIYNTALDHWARVHLETGATFCAGGVAVRGGVCAVGGYCRDASKFTDGNYTRLEPMDATGRVLFFREGRGSSREVVGVGQGAGAGPVVFPGLPRRIAAGGVARWKRRIYMLGGENGARFYDSVYCWKPGWRSWVQRREKLPLETGGVSQFGCTTLKFPKKHILSRLRAFEEEGDSD